The sequence below is a genomic window from Lysobacter stagni.
CAGCGGCAGGCCGAGTTCGATCAGCTTCAACGCTTCCTTCTCGCAGGCGTCGAAGCGATGGAACAGTTCGGCCACGTCGGCGTGTTCGAAGTTGTACGCCGACTGCTCCACTTCGTTCTGGTGGTAGACATCGCCGTAGGTGACCGGCGTGCCGTCGGGGCCATGCGTCCAGATCAGGTCGTAGACGTTGTCCACGTTCTGCAGGTACATGCACAGGCGCTCGAGACCGTAGGTGATCTCGCCCAACACCGGCCGGCATTCCATGCCGCCGGCCTGCTGGAAGTAGGTGAACTGCGTGACTTCCATGCCGTTGAGCCAGACCTCCCAGCCCAGGCCCCAGGCGCCGAGCGTCGGCGATTCCCAGTTGTCCTCGACCAGGCGCAGGTCATGCACCAGCGGGTCCACGCCCAGCGCCTTGAGCGAATCGAAGTACAGCTCGACGATGTTGTCGGGGCTGGGCTTCATCGCCACCTGGTACTGGTAGTAGCGCTGCAGGCGGTTGGGGTTCTCGCCATAGCGGCCATCGGTGGGGCGGCGGCAGGGCTGCACATAGGCCGCGTTCCACGGCTCCGGACCAAGCGCGCGAAGGAACGTGGCCGGATGGAAGGTGCCGGCGCCGACCTCCAGGTCGAGCGGCTGGATCAGCACGCAGCCCTGGTCCGCCCAGTAGGCGTTCAGACGCTGGATCAGTTCCTGGAAAGTAGGTGCGGCCATGGTCTCGGTGGGGGAACTGCAAAGCGGGTTAGTATAGCCACGGGCCTTGATGCTGCTGGTTTTTTCGCCTTCCGGCGCGGCGGCCACGGCTCCGTCCGACCCCCTCGCATCCGCGCGGGATGCCGATCCACCGCCGTCGTCCGTCATTGCCGTGAACCACCGTCATCCCCGGCCTTTCCTGATCCTTGAAACCGGCCAGCCGGTCGCCTCGATGCGTCGCCACCGCGGCTTTCCGCACTGGATCCGCGTCGCCGCGGGCCTGACCGCCGACGAAGCGGTGGTGGTCAACGTGGAAGGCGGCGATGCACTTCCGCAGCGCGAGGGGTTCGCCGGCACGATCATCACCGGATCGGCCGCCATGGTCACCGAGCGTCGCGACTGGAGCGAGCGTAGTGCCGCCTGGCTGCGCGATGCCGCGCAGGCCGGCATGCCGCTGTTCGGCATCTGCTACGGACACCAGTTGCTCGCGCACGCGCTGGGCGGCGAGGTCGGCGACAACCCGACCGGTCGCGAGATGGGCACCATCGGGCTGGAACTGCACCCACATGCCGATGAGGACCCGTTGTTCCAGGGGCTTCCGTCGCAGTTCGCCGCGCAGGCCACGCACCTGCAGACGGTGCTGCGCACCCCGCAGGGCGCCACGGTGCTGGCGCGCTCGACGCAGGACGACTGCCATGCGTTCCGCTGGGGCGATCGCGCCTGGGGCGTGCAGTTCCATCCGGAATTCAGCGCCACCCACATGCGCGGTTACGTGCAGGCCCGGCGCGAGGCGCTGCAGAACGAAGGGCGCTGCGCGAAGTCGCTGGCCCGTTCGGTGAGCGCCACGCCGTACGCGCGCCGCGTGCTGCGCCGTTTCGTGCGCCACGCGCGCAACCTGCACGGGCATTGATCCGCTACGTTCCGTTCATCGCATGCGGCCATCGCGCTGCATGTCCCCCCTTACACCACGAGCAATCCCCCATGACCACACACGCCACCGGCCCGTTCTCCGGCCTGTCCTGGCTCAAGCGCGCCATCAACCTGGGGCGTACCAACGCCAGGGCCGTCTTCGGCGCGGCCTCGATCATGATGGCCGCCGCGCTGTTGCCCAGCATCGTGCAGCTGATCGTGCTCTCGATCCTCAAGCCCGGGCCGAGTGGGTCGATGGTGGTGGCGGCACTGGCCACCGTGCTGTCGCTGCTGATCCTCTCGCCGTTGATCGGCGGCTATCTGCGCCTGATCGATGCGACCGAACACGGCCGTCCCGCAAACGCGATCGATGTGTTCGCGCCCTTCCGCGAAGGCGGCGATGCCGGGCGGCTGATCCGCTTCGGTGTGTTGATGACGCTGACCTACGTGGTGATCGCGCTGGTGCTCCTCAGCCTGTTCGGTGAGGGCATGGGCGAGTGGTATACGCAGATGGCGCAGCTGCAGACGCAGGCGGCCGGCGGTCAGGTCGATCCGTCGCAGATCCCCGAGGTGCCCGAGGGGTTCGGTCGCCTGCTGGGCGTGGGTTCGGTGGTGTTCCTGATTCTGTCCGGCGTCTATGCGATCGGCTTCGGCCAGGTCGCGCTGGGCCAGCGCTCCACCGGCGAAGCGATGGCCGATGGTTTCGTGGGCACGTTCAAGAACCTCTTGCCGCTGCTGTTGCTGGCCGTGGTCGCGGTACTGGCGATGATTCCGGTGGGGCTGCTGCTGGCGCTGGTGCTCGGCGTGGTCAGCGCGGTCGGCAGCCTGCTGCATCCGACGCTGGGCCTTGCGCTGATGCTGCCGCTGTACCTGGCCTTCATGGTGGCGTTGTACGTGGTGCTGTTCGGCATCATGTACTTCATGTGGCGCGACGTGTGCGGCGAACCGCCAGCGCCGCGCGCGGACGAAGTCGCCCTGTAATCAGCCGCCGAACGCGCGTTCGGCCGCGGCCTGCGCCAACTGCATCAGGTGGCCCGTCAGGGCCACCGTGGCTGCGACGGCGGTGAACGCCTGCACGGCCAGCCACGCACGGGCCCATGCGGGCCACGCACTACTCGCCGAGCGAACCACGCGCGTACCGCTCACGCGGTCGTGCAGTGCCAGGTGATCCGGCGGCAGCGCCGCCATCGCGTGGCCGAGATTGAGCGTGAGCCACGAAAGACCACCCGCGAGCTGGCGCGCGAGCGCGTGCGCCGCACCGATCGCCGCGCCATGGCGATCCACCACGCGCAGCCCCATGGCCCGCTTGCCGGGACTGCCCTGCCAGCGCGAGCACTCGCCCGCGACGTGCAGGATCAGGCTTCCCATCACCAGCGCGACGGCGACCGGCACGGCCATCCGGGTCAGTGCCGCTTCGACCGCGGCGACGCCGCTCACGAGCGAGGGATGATCGAGTACGCGTGCCGGGTCGAGCGCATCGCCGCCGAGCGCGCCGTAGAACGCGGTGAACAGCTCGGCGAAGCGGACATCCAGCGCACGTGCGTCGGCGAAGAAACGGGGAAGCAGCAGCGGCGATGCCACCAGCGCGACCAGCGCGGCATCCAGCGACCAGGCCGCGTACCGTCGCCAGAAGCCGCCGGGCGCGGTCACGCGGTCGGTGACTGCTCGGAGACCGGCTTGAGCCAGCGAGAGGCGAGGATGCCCAGCTCGTAGAGCAGGACCATCGGTATCGCCAGCATCAGCTGCGAGACGACGTCGGGCGGCGTGATGATCGCCGCGACCACGAACACGCCGACGATGGCGTAACCGCGGGAATCCTTCAGCTGCTGCGGCGTCACCCAGCCCAGCAGGACCAGGATCACCAGCGCCACCGGCAGCTCGAAGCTGGCGCCGAAGGCGAGGAAGATCACCAGCACGAAGTCCAGGTACTTGCCGATGTCGGGTGTCATCGCCACCACGTCGGGCGTGAAGCGGGCGAGGAACCCGAACACCGTGGGCAGCACCAGGAAAAACGCGAAGGCGCAGCCGATGTAGAACAGCGCCACGGCCGAGACCAGCAGAGGAACCGCCAAGCGCTTCTCGCGCTGGTACAGACCCGGCGCGACGAACGCCCAGGCCTGGTAGAGCAACCACGGCACCGACACCAGCAACGCTGCGAAGAACGCCAGCTTGAGCGGGACGAAGAAACCACCCGCCGGGTCCACCGCCACCAGTTTTCCGCTGGCAGGCAGGCTGGCCAGCAGCGGCTGGGCGAGCATGGCGTAGATGTCCGAGGCGAACGGCATCAGCGCCAGGAAGACGAGGATCAGCCCGACCACCGCGCGCAGCAGGCGCGCGCGCAGTTCGATCAGGTGGTCGATCAGGCGGGGTTCGGCGCTTTCCTCGGAATGTGCGGCGTCGTGATTGCGGTTCATCGGCGCGGAGCCCCCTCGGCGGAGGCTGCGGGAACCGCGGCCGCGTGCTCGCGCGGCACCGTTGCCGAATCCGTTTCGACCGGCAGCTCACGCGGGGGCGCCGGCATCGGCGCGTCCAGCGGCAATTCCGCCTGGGGTGGGTGCAGGTCCGGATCGGACGACGACGCCAGCGAACGCTCTTCGATCTCGGCCGGCACGTCGGTCGTACTGGCCGTGTCGGAGGTGCGCACGTCTCGATCCAGTGCGTCCAGCTCGCGCTGCAACGCTTCCTGCTCGCGCTTGATGCGGTTACGCGCCTCGTCGAGGCTGGCGCCCAGCTCCAGCTGCGTTTCGCGCAGCGACTCCTGCGTCTCGCGCAGGCTGCGCTTGAGTTCCTCGGCCGCCAGCTCGCTTTCCAGTTCGGACTTCACCGAATGCCACTGGGCGCGCGCACGACGCACCCACAAGCCCGCGAATCGCGCGGCCTTGGGCAGGCGCTCGGGACCCAGCACCAGCAGGGCCACGATCGCGATGACGAAGATCTCGGAAAACCCGATGTCGAACATGGCCGGCGAGCGACGGGATCAGCCGCGCCGCGTCAGCGCGGGTTGCGGTCGTCCTGCTTTTCTTCGGTGGACTGACGGGTGTCGTCGCGACGCGACTCGTCGCGGAGCTGACCGGCCGGGCGGTCGTCATCGTCGTCGCGCATGCCCTTCTTGAAGCCCTTCACCGCTTCACCGAGGTCTTTGCCGACATTGCCCAGGCGCTTGGTACCGAAGACGAGCACGACGATCGCCAGGACGATCAGCCAGTGCCAGAGACTAAAACTGCCCATGGAAGTGTCCGCAGTAGATGGATGCTCAGGATACCGCAGCGGCATGACACGCGCTGTCATGCCGCTGGTGAAAACCGGTTAACCGTGCGGGTTTCAGGGCAGCGGTTCGGCCTGAACCGGGCTTTCCACGGTCTCGAAGGCACTCGGCTGGGTTTGTGCCGGCTGCGTCTGGGCGGCGCGAACCGGCGCGGCGGCGGTGGCGGACGTGGTGCTGGCCGGACGCGATGCGCCGGAACGGGCGCGCGAGTCGGCATCGTTGTGGGCACGCGCATTGCGCGCGATGGCGCTGGCTTCCTCCAGGCGATCGCGGAAATCCACCACCGCATTGGAAGGCTGCCCGTGCGCGCGACCTTCGAAGATCATGCGCGGCGTGGTGTCGCGGCCGTAGACGGATTCGTTCGCGGCGTCGTCGATGGACAGCACGGCGCCGTCGAGGGCGATGCCGGCGAACAGGCCGCGCGCGCGCGACCACGACCAGATCTCGGCCTTGAGCTGGCCGTCGGTGGCGGTGGAGGCGTTGCGGCCGACCGGGCCCGCGGCCACGCCGGCGTCGGCGCCCAGGGTGACCTTGCCGTTGACGATGGAATCCAGACCGCGGTCGCTGCGGAACACCAGCACGATGTCGGCCGACTGCACGCCGGCCTGGAAGCCGATGCTGCCGCCGGTGAGCTTGACGAAGCTGGGCGCGGACCACGTGCCGTCGGGGTTCTTCACCGACAGCAGGCCGTGGCCGCGACGTCCGCCGAGCACCAGGCCGACCTTCAGCGCGTCGGGCACGACCACGATGCCGCGTGCCTCGTCGAGCAGCTTGTCGGGAATGCCGGCTTCGGGGATCTGTTGGATATCGGTCAGCACGCGCACCGCCTGGCGGGCGCGCTCGTCCTCCTGCGGACCGGCCATGGCGGCGGTGGCAAGGCTCAGGCTGATCATCAGGACGGCAAGGCGCGGCAGGCGGGACATGGCGGACTCCAGGGGAAAGTCGATGTGCGACCGCCGGCAGGCAGTCGGTTCAGGCTAGTGATACGGCAATGAATCGTCACCGAACCGGCGCCGGCGTCAAGCGCCGGAAGTGGACGTACCTCGCATAAGCTGATCAATCCGGCGCCACGATCGTACCGATCGGCGCAGTGGATCGCAGAATGCGAACGGCCCGATGCGGGTGCGCGGAGTCCGGCGCAGCTGTCATCCTATGCGGCATGCCCGCTCACGCCAGCCGCGACGCCGCTCCCGACGGCGCGCCCACCGTTCCCACCGATCCGGCGCCGGACACCGCACTGGTCCTGGTCAACCTCGGCACGCCCGACGCGCCGACCCCGTCCGCCGTGCGTCGCTACCTGGGCGAATTCCTGAGCGACCGCCGCGTCGTCGCCCTTCCGCGCTGGCTATGGCTGCCGCTGCTGCATCTGGTGATCCTGCCCCTGCGCGCCACGCCGGTGGCGAAGAAGTACGCCAGCATCTGGCTGCCCGGCGACGACGGGGGCTCGCCACTGGCGGCCCACACGCGCCGGCTGGCGCGCGCGGTGCAGGCACAACTGCCGTCGCTGCGCGTGGTCGATGCGATGCGCTACGGCACGCCCGCGTTATCCGCGCGCCTGCGCGAGCTGCGGCAACAGGGTGTGCGCCGCGCGGTCGTGCTGCCGCTGTATCCGCAGTACTCAACGACCACCACCGCATCGGTCGCCGACGTGCTCGCGCGCGAACACGCGCTGCCCACGCGCATGGTCGAGGACTACCACGTCGACGCAGGCTGGCTCGACGCCGTCGCCGACTCGATCCGCGCACATCGCGAGGCGAACGGTGCGGGTGAGCACCTGCTGTTCTCCTTTCACGGTCTTCCGCAGCGGCTGGTGGACGCGGGCGATCCCTACGCGCGCCAGTGCGAGGCCGGCGCGGCCGCCATCGCACAACGCCTGGGCCTGGCGCGCGACGCCTGGACGCTGAGTTACCAGTCGCGCTTCGGTCGCGATAAATGGCTTGAGCCCAGCACGGAAGGCACGCTGCACGCGCTGGCCGCACGCGGCGTGCGAAACGTCGACGTCGTCGCGCCGGGGTTCGCCGTGGACTGCATCGAGACGCTGGAGGAAGTGGCGATGATGCTGGCGGAGAAGTTCGCCGCACACGGCGGAACGCTGCGATACATCCCCTGCCTCAACGACAGCCGGCCGCATGCGCACGCGCTGGCGGACATCGCGCGTCGTGCGCTGGAGAACTGGACCTGATGCCTTACCGCGGCCTGCACGAATTCACTCTGGATACGCCCACCGGCCGCATTTCCGGCCTGCGCGCGGGCGACGCCGGTGCGCCGCGCGTGCTCGCGCTGCATGGCTGGCTCGACAACGCCGCCAGTTTCGTCCCGTTGGCCGCACACCTGCGCGGTATCGACCTGGTCGCGGCAGACCTGCCCGGCCACGGCGCCAGCGCACATCTGCCGGCGGGTGCGGATTACTCGTTCGCGGCCGCCGTGAACGCGGTGCTCGACATCGCCGATGCACTGGGCTGGGAGCGCTTCTCGCTGCTCGGTCATTCGATGGGCGCGGGCATCTCCAGCCTGGTCGCGGCGTCGTGCCCGCAGCGCGTGGAGCGCCTGGTCGCGATCGAAGCGCTGGGCGCGCTGGCCGAAGTGCCCGAGCGCACCGTTTCGCGCATGCGCGAGGCCATCGCGGCCACGCGCGCGCTGCGCGGCAAGTCGCTGCGTGTGTTCCCGGACATCGCCGTGGCGGTACGCGCACGCATGACCGCGGGCGCGCAGGTCGGCAGCCGGCTGGAAGAGACCGCGGCGCGCCTGCTGGTCGAACGCGGCGTGGTGCCGGTGGAAGGCGGCTTCACCTGGTCGAGCGACCCGCGCCTCACGCTGCCCACCATGCAACGCCCGACCGAACCGCAGGTGCGTGACCTGGTCGCCGGCATCGAGTGCCCGACGCGCGTGATCTTCGCCAATCCGGCGCAGCCGTACCTGCCCGATCCGCTGCGACGCGAACGCACCGCGCTGCTGCCGCGCGGCGAGCTGGTGGTGATGGAGGGCGGGCACCATCTGCACATGGAACAGCCGGCGGAAGTGGCGGCGGTGATCGGAGACTTCTTCACGCGCGACTAGCGCGCAGTGCCTATCAGGCTTTCCCGCACAAGGCCCGCAACGTGGCCTTGAGCCTGCGGCCTTCGCTGTGGAAGTACTCGCGCTCCTCGCGCCAGTGCGGGCTGCGCGCCTCGACCTCGCGCCAGAACGCGCGCGAGTGGTCGGCGTGGATCAGATGGCAGAGTTCGTGCACCAGCACGTACTCGAACGCACTGGGACGCGCGAGCACGAGCGACAGGTCCAGCGCCATCGAGCCGTCCGGCGCCAGCGATCCCCACTGCGAGGACATGATCTTGAACGTCACCCGGCGCGGCGCGCGCGGCAGCGACGGCAGATAGCGCGGCAGCCATTGGCCCACATCCGCGCGACCCTGCGCCTCGTAGAAATCGCGCGCCGCACGCCGCAGCGCCGCATCGCCGGCGCGGGCCGGATGCGCGAACACCAGGTCGCCGCTGCCATCGACCGCGTGGTCGAGCCGGGTGAAGCGCCCCGTCTGCCAGTGCACGGCATGCAGCGCGCCGCGCAGCGGCAACGAAGTCGTGATGCCCGCTTCCAGCG
It includes:
- the tatC gene encoding twin-arginine translocase subunit TatC, translating into MNRNHDAAHSEESAEPRLIDHLIELRARLLRAVVGLILVFLALMPFASDIYAMLAQPLLASLPASGKLVAVDPAGGFFVPLKLAFFAALLVSVPWLLYQAWAFVAPGLYQREKRLAVPLLVSAVALFYIGCAFAFFLVLPTVFGFLARFTPDVVAMTPDIGKYLDFVLVIFLAFGASFELPVALVILVLLGWVTPQQLKDSRGYAIVGVFVVAAIITPPDVVSQLMLAIPMVLLYELGILASRWLKPVSEQSPTA
- the hemH gene encoding ferrochelatase → MPAHASRDAAPDGAPTVPTDPAPDTALVLVNLGTPDAPTPSAVRRYLGEFLSDRRVVALPRWLWLPLLHLVILPLRATPVAKKYASIWLPGDDGGSPLAAHTRRLARAVQAQLPSLRVVDAMRYGTPALSARLRELRQQGVRRAVVLPLYPQYSTTTTASVADVLAREHALPTRMVEDYHVDAGWLDAVADSIRAHREANGAGEHLLFSFHGLPQRLVDAGDPYARQCEAGAAAIAQRLGLARDAWTLSYQSRFGRDKWLEPSTEGTLHALAARGVRNVDVVAPGFAVDCIETLEEVAMMLAEKFAAHGGTLRYIPCLNDSRPHAHALADIARRALENWT
- the tatB gene encoding Sec-independent protein translocase protein TatB, with translation MFDIGFSEIFVIAIVALLVLGPERLPKAARFAGLWVRRARAQWHSVKSELESELAAEELKRSLRETQESLRETQLELGASLDEARNRIKREQEALQRELDALDRDVRTSDTASTTDVPAEIEERSLASSSDPDLHPPQAELPLDAPMPAPPRELPVETDSATVPREHAAAVPAASAEGAPRR
- a CDS encoding M48 family metallopeptidase, translating into MPSPLRPLARLFAPTPRTVERETLQIELADGRNIELQRVRDPRARRLKLSVDERGARLTLPMRASLASADRFIAEHRDWLATQLSRYAMDAMPALEAGITTSLPLRGALHAVHWQTGRFTRLDHAVDGSGDLVFAHPARAGDAALRRAARDFYEAQGRADVGQWLPRYLPSLPRAPRRVTFKIMSSQWGSLAPDGSMALDLSLVLARPSAFEYVLVHELCHLIHADHSRAFWREVEARSPHWREEREYFHSEGRRLKATLRALCGKA
- the glyQ gene encoding glycine--tRNA ligase subunit alpha — translated: MAAPTFQELIQRLNAYWADQGCVLIQPLDLEVGAGTFHPATFLRALGPEPWNAAYVQPCRRPTDGRYGENPNRLQRYYQYQVAMKPSPDNIVELYFDSLKALGVDPLVHDLRLVEDNWESPTLGAWGLGWEVWLNGMEVTQFTYFQQAGGMECRPVLGEITYGLERLCMYLQNVDNVYDLIWTHGPDGTPVTYGDVYHQNEVEQSAYNFEHADVAELFHRFDACEKEALKLIELGLPLPAYDQVCKASHSFNLLDARRAISVTERQRYILRVRRIAQGVAEAYYAQREKLGFPVLRKAAKVA
- the tatA gene encoding Sec-independent protein translocase subunit TatA; protein product: MGSFSLWHWLIVLAIVVLVFGTKRLGNVGKDLGEAVKGFKKGMRDDDDDRPAGQLRDESRRDDTRQSTEEKQDDRNPR
- a CDS encoding alpha/beta fold hydrolase, whose translation is MPYRGLHEFTLDTPTGRISGLRAGDAGAPRVLALHGWLDNAASFVPLAAHLRGIDLVAADLPGHGASAHLPAGADYSFAAAVNAVLDIADALGWERFSLLGHSMGAGISSLVAASCPQRVERLVAIEALGALAEVPERTVSRMREAIAATRALRGKSLRVFPDIAVAVRARMTAGAQVGSRLEETAARLLVERGVVPVEGGFTWSSDPRLTLPTMQRPTEPQVRDLVAGIECPTRVIFANPAQPYLPDPLRRERTALLPRGELVVMEGGHHLHMEQPAEVAAVIGDFFTRD
- a CDS encoding glutamine amidotransferase, which gives rise to MNHRHPRPFLILETGQPVASMRRHRGFPHWIRVAAGLTADEAVVVNVEGGDALPQREGFAGTIITGSAAMVTERRDWSERSAAWLRDAAQAGMPLFGICYGHQLLAHALGGEVGDNPTGREMGTIGLELHPHADEDPLFQGLPSQFAAQATHLQTVLRTPQGATVLARSTQDDCHAFRWGDRAWGVQFHPEFSATHMRGYVQARREALQNEGRCAKSLARSVSATPYARRVLRRFVRHARNLHGH
- a CDS encoding lipid-binding SYLF domain-containing protein; the protein is MSRLPRLAVLMISLSLATAAMAGPQEDERARQAVRVLTDIQQIPEAGIPDKLLDEARGIVVVPDALKVGLVLGGRRGHGLLSVKNPDGTWSAPSFVKLTGGSIGFQAGVQSADIVLVFRSDRGLDSIVNGKVTLGADAGVAAGPVGRNASTATDGQLKAEIWSWSRARGLFAGIALDGAVLSIDDAANESVYGRDTTPRMIFEGRAHGQPSNAVVDFRDRLEEASAIARNARAHNDADSRARSGASRPASTTSATAAAPVRAAQTQPAQTQPSAFETVESPVQAEPLP
- a CDS encoding RDD family protein — translated: MTAPGGFWRRYAAWSLDAALVALVASPLLLPRFFADARALDVRFAELFTAFYGALGGDALDPARVLDHPSLVSGVAAVEAALTRMAVPVAVALVMGSLILHVAGECSRWQGSPGKRAMGLRVVDRHGAAIGAAHALARQLAGGLSWLTLNLGHAMAALPPDHLALHDRVSGTRVVRSASSAWPAWARAWLAVQAFTAVAATVALTGHLMQLAQAAAERAFGG